From the Corythoichthys intestinalis isolate RoL2023-P3 chromosome 15, ASM3026506v1, whole genome shotgun sequence genome, one window contains:
- the six4a gene encoding homeobox protein SIX4a, with protein MSSSSAGEVTRANDIKRENVKEADKRECIKLVALEAAELSMERAAPNADAVRTELLVSAASSLAFSPEQVACVCEALQQGGNVDRLARFLWSLPQSDLLRGNESILKAQALVAFHQARYQELYSILENHSFGPSNHTFLQDLWYKARYTEAEKARGRPLGAVDKYRIRRKYPLPRTIWDGEETVYCFKERSRNALKDLYNQNRYPSPAEKRNLAKITGLSLTQVSNWFKNRRQRDRNPSEAQSKSESDGNHSTEDESTKGQEELSPRPLSNSSDGVITHGTLPIQTGSLDGGVVIQQIGDIKMPSGSNSGGLYNGSLLSNSASSATFHNGGSSYLHSPGNILFNGLNLGIQPLAFNSLRPSGGVLLGGSGADMQEKGLGGSAEDSSLQYASSYSGCANGGQVKLEGVQTIAAQNGGSSVLTFSSSLGGYSLVQVPSGVSEGDGGSLLNSDVGLPPLQLSSSSSSSSITQGTIALNDVAVSSSSDDSFQQQDKLTMTSLHHSTVLYSMSNMNQPIKKEPPEGGVYSTYHHGLHLDPSGQMGYSDPGSEEAPSSQVPVSASAASPEVYTTLSVSTPAGHHLQPGEYRPSHLMGHCIDNDYMSLAENKADSTGPAGVSDMVRAMCGDMDPVEGKELAKLQTVQMDEDMADL; from the exons atgtcctcttCTTCAGCCGGAGAAGTGACGAGAGCAAATGACATCAAGAGGGAAAATGTGAAGGAGGCGGACAAGCGGGAGTGCATCAAGCTCGTGGCGCTGGAGGCGGCCGAATTGTCCATGGAGCGAGCGGCGCCCAACGCGGACGCGGTGCGCACGGAGCTGCTGGTGAGCGCCGCCTCCTCGTTGGCCTTCTCCCCGGAGCAAGTGGCGTGCGTGTGCGAGGCTCTGCAGCAGGGGGGCAACGTGGACCGCCTGGCCCGCTTCCTTTGGTCCCTTCCCCAGAGCGACCTGCTGCGCGGCAACGAAAGCATCCTGAAAGCGCAAGCACTCGTCGCTTTCCACCAGGCTCGCTACCAGGAGCTCTACAGTATTCTGGAGAACCACAGCTTCGGCCCGTCCAACCACACCTTCCTGCAGGATCTGTGGTACAAGGCCCGCTACACAGAGGCGGAGAAGGCGCGGGGGAGACCCCTGGGCGCCGTGGACAAGTACAGGATCCGGAGAAAATACCCTCTCCCCAGGACTATCTGGGACGGCGAGGAGACGGTGTACTGCTTCAAGGAGAGGTCTCGGAACGCACTGAAGGATCTGTACAACCAGAACCGCTACCCATCTCCGGCCGAGAAGCGCAATCTCGCCAAGATTACGGGACTCTCTTTGACCCAGGTCAGCAACTGGTTCAAGAACAGGAGGCAGAGGGACAGAAACCCGTCCGAGGCTCAGTCCAAAAG TGAATCTGATGGAAACCACAGCACAGAAGACGAATCCACCAAAGGTCAAGAAGAATTGTCACCAAGGCCTCTTTCAAACTCCTCCGACGGCGTAATCACTCACGGGACACTCCCGATTCAAACGGGGTCTTTGGATGGCGGGGTGGTCATCCAGCAAATCGGGGACATCAAAATGCCTTCTGGTTCCAACAGCGGGGGACTCTACAACGGAAGCTTGCTCAGTAACAGCGCCTCGTCGGCGACGTTTCACAATGGCGGCTCGTCTTACCTCCACTCACCTGGGAACATCCTCTTCAACGGGCTCAATTTGGGCATCCAGCCTCTGGCGTTCAACTCTCTGAGGCCGTCCGGAGGGGTGCTGTTGGGCGGCTCTGGGGCAGACATGCAGGAGAAAGGACTAGGAGGCTCTGCTGAGGACTCTTCTCTGCAGTACGCCTCCTCCTATTCGGGCTGTGCGAACGGAGGGCAAGTGAAGCTGGAAGGGGTTCAAACCATCGCAGCCCAGAACGGAGGCTCCTCCGTGCTGACCTTCAGCTCCTCGCTGGGCGGTTACAGCCTAGTGCAGGTACCTAGCGGAGTGTCTGAGGGCGATGGAGGTTCGCTGCTCAACAGCGATGTTGGCCTCCCTCCCTTGCAGCTCTCTTCTTCGTCTTCTTCCTCCTCAATCACACAAG GTACAATAGCTCTGAACGACGTGGCGGTGAGCTCCTCCAGCGATGACTCCTTTCAGCAGCAGGACAAGCTGACGATGACTTCCCTGCACCATAGCACTGTTCTCTACAGTATGAGCAACATGAACCAGCCCATCAAGAAGGAACCTCCGGAGGGAGGCGTCTACTCCACGTACCACCACGGGCTCCACTTGGACCCGAGTGGGCAGATGGGCTACTCCGACCCCGGTTCTGAAGAGGCGCCATCCAGCCAAGTCCCGGTATCCGCCAGCGCCGCCAGCCCTGAGGTTTACACCACGCTTAGCGTCAGCACGCCGGCTGGTCACCACCTCCAGCCCGGCGAATACCGGCCCTCTCATCTGATGGGCCACTGCATTGACAATGACTACATGAGCCTAGCAGAGAACAAGGCAGACAGCACGGGGCCGGCGGGCGTGAGTGACATGGTGCGGGCCATGTGTGGCGACATGGATCCTGTTGAGGGGAAGGAGCTCGCCAAACTACAGACGGTGCAGATGGATGAAGACATGGCTGACCTTTAA